A window of the Pelagibaculum spongiae genome harbors these coding sequences:
- the glpQ gene encoding glycerophosphodiester phosphodiesterase: MKKAVLLALGLCAAAGAVQADEKLVIAHRGASGYLPEHTLEAYSAAYFMGADYIEQDVVMTKDDQLVVLHDPYLDRVTDVIRKFPKRFHIMPDKSKRWRAVDFTLAEIKTLQAVTGFQIPDNSEKGKKADLTKADWPERFPLWKSDFEVPTLGEAIELIQGLNQSTGRNVGIYPEVKNPSQFLIEGKDISMAVLKELKKYGYTKKSDKVFVQCFNPIETKRIATELMPKLGMDLKVIQLVAETSWNESFEIKRNKLVPYDFDWMFKPGAMKKIAEYADGIGPWKPFLLDSAKSTRDNLAIKPMMTDAKAAGLVVHPYTFRADTGRVMAPARDFEDMINMFYFDVGVDGLFTDYADRAFNALH, encoded by the coding sequence ATGAAAAAAGCTGTTTTGCTAGCACTCGGTCTGTGTGCAGCTGCTGGTGCAGTTCAGGCTGACGAAAAATTAGTTATCGCTCACCGTGGTGCAAGTGGCTATTTGCCTGAGCACACTCTGGAGGCATATTCTGCCGCCTACTTCATGGGTGCAGATTACATCGAACAAGACGTCGTTATGACTAAGGATGACCAATTAGTTGTTCTGCATGACCCATACCTGGATCGTGTCACTGACGTTATCAGAAAATTCCCTAAGCGCTTCCATATCATGCCTGACAAAAGCAAGCGCTGGCGTGCAGTTGATTTCACTTTAGCTGAAATCAAAACCCTGCAAGCAGTCACTGGTTTCCAAATTCCTGATAACTCTGAAAAAGGTAAGAAGGCTGACTTGACCAAGGCTGATTGGCCTGAGCGTTTCCCATTGTGGAAGTCAGACTTTGAAGTACCTACTTTAGGTGAAGCAATTGAGCTGATCCAAGGTTTGAACCAGTCAACTGGCCGTAACGTTGGTATCTACCCAGAAGTTAAGAACCCTAGTCAGTTCTTGATTGAAGGTAAGGATATTTCTATGGCAGTTCTGAAAGAACTGAAGAAATATGGCTATACCAAGAAGTCAGACAAGGTTTTCGTACAGTGCTTTAATCCAATCGAAACTAAGCGTATTGCAACAGAACTGATGCCTAAACTGGGTATGGATCTGAAAGTAATCCAATTGGTTGCTGAGACTAGCTGGAACGAATCTTTTGAAATCAAGAGAAACAAACTGGTTCCTTACGATTTTGATTGGATGTTTAAGCCTGGCGCAATGAAGAAAATTGCTGAATACGCAGACGGCATTGGTCCATGGAAGCCATTCTTATTGGATTCTGCCAAGTCAACTCGTGACAACCTAGCTATCAAGCCTATGATGACTGACGCTAAAGCTGCAGGTCTGGTTGTTCACCCTTACACCTTCCGTGCAGATACTGGCCGCGTTATGGCTCCAGCACGTGACTTCGAAGACATGATCAACATGTTCTACTTCGATGTAGGTGTTGACGGATTGTTCACTGACTACGCTGACCGTGCATTCAACGCTCTGCACTAA
- the rep gene encoding DNA helicase Rep, whose amino-acid sequence MNLNPQQSAAVKAIEGPVLVLAGAGSGKTRVITEKIAWLIQQCDMRARNIAAVTFTNKAAREMKERVSKLLEGKQGHGLIVSTFHNLGMNIIRKEYKALGIKPGFSLFDSDDSIALLKELVGKDGSVELDMDAIKSAQSKISNWKNDMIDPDQAFASSLDESDRFAARLYKFYQRTMKAYNALDFDDLILMPLMLLKRDPEVRERWQNKIRYLLVDEYQDTNASQYELVRILVGLRRNFTVVGDDDQSVYAWRGANPENLNNLKKDFPSLNVIKLEQNYRSAGRILKCANKLISNNPHVFEKRLWSDKGYGDPLKVISCKTEEAEADRVISELVKHKFINKTDFKDYAMLYRSNHQSRILEQFLIKNRIPYKVNGGTSFFARAEIKDLMAYLRLMANPDDDNAFLRIANVPRRELGPATLEKLGDYANQRGTSLLEAAGEMGLSTIMPNSQLMRLRRFTEWLALQSDNAERGDGVQVIKDLPNEIGYETWLYDSAGSEKAAEARWKNVQELIRWVSGMLEDDEEEGPLTLKEAVNRLLLRDIMERNQDEEQTDQVQLMTLHASKGLEFPHVFLVGMEEDLLPHRVSIDENNIEEERRLAYVGITRAQKTLTMTMAQERRRYGETEQTEPSRFLDELPADDLVWENSRTKTDPSQAKQQGNARLASLKAMLNPD is encoded by the coding sequence TTGAATCTCAACCCGCAACAAAGCGCCGCTGTTAAGGCTATTGAAGGCCCGGTATTGGTATTGGCAGGTGCTGGCTCGGGCAAAACCCGGGTAATCACTGAAAAAATAGCTTGGCTAATTCAACAGTGTGATATGCGGGCACGCAATATTGCCGCGGTAACCTTTACCAATAAGGCTGCCAGAGAGATGAAAGAACGGGTCAGTAAGCTGCTTGAAGGTAAGCAAGGCCATGGCTTGATCGTCTCGACCTTCCACAATTTGGGTATGAACATTATTCGAAAGGAGTACAAAGCACTGGGAATTAAGCCCGGCTTTTCTCTGTTCGATTCAGATGACAGCATTGCTTTGCTTAAAGAACTGGTTGGCAAGGATGGTTCGGTCGAATTGGATATGGACGCAATTAAGTCTGCCCAGAGCAAAATATCCAACTGGAAAAACGACATGATTGATCCAGACCAAGCATTTGCCAGCAGTTTGGATGAAAGCGATCGATTTGCGGCAAGATTGTACAAATTCTATCAGCGCACCATGAAGGCTTATAACGCATTAGATTTTGACGATCTAATTCTGATGCCATTAATGCTATTAAAACGAGACCCGGAAGTTCGGGAAAGATGGCAAAATAAAATTCGTTATTTATTAGTCGATGAATATCAAGACACTAATGCCAGCCAATATGAATTAGTAAGAATATTGGTCGGCCTAAGACGAAATTTCACTGTAGTTGGCGACGATGACCAGTCGGTTTATGCCTGGCGTGGTGCTAACCCGGAAAACTTGAATAATCTTAAAAAAGATTTCCCCAGCTTAAACGTGATTAAATTAGAGCAAAATTATCGTTCTGCCGGGCGCATTTTGAAATGCGCCAATAAGTTAATTTCTAATAACCCCCATGTTTTTGAAAAAAGACTATGGAGCGACAAAGGCTACGGCGATCCGTTAAAAGTGATTAGCTGTAAAACCGAAGAAGCTGAAGCCGACCGGGTTATTTCTGAACTGGTGAAGCACAAGTTTATAAATAAAACCGATTTTAAAGATTATGCGATGCTTTATCGAAGCAATCACCAGTCGCGAATCCTTGAACAGTTCTTAATTAAAAACCGTATTCCTTATAAAGTGAACGGCGGAACTTCATTTTTTGCCCGGGCTGAAATTAAAGATTTAATGGCTTATTTGCGGCTCATGGCCAACCCAGACGATGACAATGCATTTTTGCGTATCGCCAATGTTCCAAGGCGTGAGCTCGGCCCGGCCACTCTGGAGAAACTCGGTGACTATGCCAATCAGCGTGGCACGAGCTTATTAGAAGCAGCCGGTGAAATGGGCTTATCGACCATCATGCCCAACAGCCAGTTAATGCGTTTACGCCGTTTTACTGAATGGCTGGCATTGCAGTCAGATAACGCCGAACGTGGTGATGGTGTTCAAGTAATTAAAGATCTGCCTAATGAGATTGGTTATGAAACCTGGCTTTATGATTCTGCCGGTAGCGAGAAAGCAGCAGAAGCTCGTTGGAAAAATGTTCAAGAATTAATCCGCTGGGTTAGCGGCATGTTAGAAGATGATGAGGAAGAAGGGCCACTTACCTTAAAGGAAGCGGTGAATCGATTATTGCTTCGAGACATCATGGAGCGAAATCAAGATGAAGAACAGACTGACCAAGTTCAGTTAATGACATTGCACGCGTCTAAAGGCTTGGAATTTCCCCATGTATTTTTAGTCGGTATGGAAGAAGATTTATTACCACACCGGGTCAGCATCGATGAAAACAACATAGAAGAAGAACGGCGGCTGGCTTATGTCGGTATTACACGGGCTCAAAAAACCTTAACTATGACCATGGCTCAAGAACGTAGGCGCTACGGAGAAACCGAGCAAACCGAACCGAGTCGTTTTCTCGACGAACTTCCTGCCGATGATCTTGTCTGGGAAAACTCACGAACGAAAACTGACCCCAGCCAGGCAAAACAGCAAGGAAATGCGAGACTTGCTTCGCTTAAAGCGATGCTTAATCCAGATTAA
- a CDS encoding papain-like cysteine protease family protein: MRTGIFGWLFNKHTKASTRHYPKQHPEEAKADDVCYEVPYLHQAHVNMCYDASLAMLLAFHEIPAVIDLVHNPRGTFQGTDYDRQVSFLEGGQKVWTSAGFFLGGINRERLLEILKQKGPLLVTGDFVRLFLHKRAGHAILLKGIYGNQVVLHDPWHGEDRYKSIDWFTSLLDRDFGFLYVGSQFSRSNIFSDIEQASRSAA; the protein is encoded by the coding sequence ATGAGAACTGGTATTTTTGGGTGGCTTTTTAATAAGCACACTAAAGCCTCTACCCGCCATTACCCCAAGCAACACCCTGAAGAAGCAAAAGCCGATGACGTATGCTACGAAGTACCTTACCTTCATCAGGCGCATGTCAATATGTGCTACGACGCCAGCCTTGCAATGTTGCTAGCCTTCCACGAAATACCTGCAGTAATAGATTTGGTGCACAATCCAAGGGGCACTTTTCAAGGCACTGATTATGATCGTCAAGTCAGCTTTTTAGAAGGTGGCCAAAAAGTGTGGACCAGCGCAGGATTTTTTTTGGGCGGTATTAACAGAGAGCGTTTGTTAGAAATTCTCAAACAAAAAGGCCCACTACTTGTCACTGGCGATTTCGTTCGATTGTTTCTACATAAGCGAGCAGGCCATGCAATCTTGTTGAAAGGTATTTATGGTAACCAGGTTGTTTTGCATGATCCTTGGCACGGAGAAGACCGCTATAAAAGTATCGATTGGTTTACTAGTCTATTGGATCGAGATTTTGGTTTTTTGTATGTAGGCAGTCAATTCAGTCGAAGTAATATTTTTTCTGACATAGAACAAGCTTCACGATCAGCAGCATAA